From one Xiphophorus hellerii strain 12219 chromosome 18, Xiphophorus_hellerii-4.1, whole genome shotgun sequence genomic stretch:
- the fam181b gene encoding LOW QUALITY PROTEIN: protein FAM181B (The sequence of the model RefSeq protein was modified relative to this genomic sequence to represent the inferred CDS: deleted 1 base in 1 codon): MQVVGHKQRVKFPGFPSLLLFDVLTSSVLPPERSPSSSSVAVTSSLDCLWKLHEQHQEQVFIRRTKSCFEDTFSSGITVDATGVAAGLDRVMAVQTAIMNPQFMSFCFPDSVMEYDVEKSLDGSLLCEAENDEDFKETTRDLLSFIDSASSNIKLALDKPVKSKRKVNHRKYLQKQIKRCTGIITPGNTSEAPVKRQGSPVSQQGPVQSKTLQKREGGQANLQSKSLAALFSPVKEIRGEKAKKPPMRHRNLPPSFFTEPANCSRVSSTSGMTLKDLERGNPEAADFFELLGPDYSNMVNEQDIYQGVPLRGQPDLGGLDPSSYDHLVGGLLYTEPWTNCSGQCKKPSEGLRSGPPQPPVYSQAEDTSVPLDDNGLCTLTFPNFFPDCSISQVTYDLNGGYNKTHFSCL, from the exons ATGCAGGTGGTTGGGCACAAGCAAAGAGTTAAGTTCCCTGGTTTCCCTTCGCTCCTCCTCTTTGATGTTCTGACATCATCGGTCCTGCCCCCTGAAAGATCCCCTTCCTCATCCTCAGTGGCCGTCACTTCCAGTCTGGATTGTTTATGGAAACTTCACGAGCAGCATCAGGAGCAGGTGTTTATCCGCAGAACAAAGTCATGCTTTGAAGACACTTTCAGTTCAGGGATCACAGTGGATGCCACAGGTGTAGCCGCCGGGCTCGACAGAGTTATGGCGGTTCAAACTGCAATCATGAACCCTCAGTTTATGAGTTTTTGCTTCCCCGAC TCTGTGATGGAGTACGACGTGGAAAAGAGTCTGGATGGGAGTCTGCTGTGCGAGGCAGAGAACGACGAAGACTTCAAAGAGACCACCAGGGACCTGCTGAGCTTCATAGACTCAGCCTCCAGCAACATCAAGCTGGCTCTGGACAAGCCGGTGAAGTCCAAAAGGAAAGTCAACCATAGGAAGTATCTGCAGAAGCAGATCAAACGCTGCACTGGTATTATAACACCAGGGAACACATCAGAAGCCCCGGTGAAAAGACAAGGTTCCCCGGTGAGTCAGCAGGGCCCTGTGCAGAGTAAAACTCTACAGAAACGAGAGGGGGGTCAGGCCAACCTGCAGAGCAAGAGCTTGGCTGCTCTCTTCAGCCCTGTCAAGGAAATAAGGGGGGAGAAAGCAAAGAAGCCCCCCATGAGGCACCGTAATCTGCCTCCGTCTTTCTTTACCGAGCCTGCCAACTGCTCCAGAGTTAGCTCCACGTCTGGAATGACGCTGAAGGACTTGGAACGGGGCAACCCGGAGGCCGCTGACTTCTTTGAACTCCTGGGGCCCGACTACAGCAACATGGTGAATGAGCAGGACATTTATCAGGGCGTGCCTTTGAGGGGGCAGCCAGACCTGGGAGGCCTGGACCCTTCTTCCTATGACCATTTAGTTGGTGGTCTCCTCTACACTGAACCCTGGACTAACTGCTCTGGACAGTGTAAAAAACCCTCAGAGGGTCTGCGGTCAGGTCCACCGCAGCCTCCAGTCTATAGTCAGGCTGAGGACACTTCTGTGCCCTTAGATGACAACGGCCTGTGCACTTTGACCTTCCCGAACTTCTTCCCAGACTGCTCCATATCTCAGGTTACCTATGACTTAAATGGTGGAtataacaaaacacatttttcatgtcTATGA